From the genome of Hymenobacter cellulosilyticus, one region includes:
- a CDS encoding thiol-disulfide oxidoreductase DCC family protein, translated as MTAPTAIILFDGVCNLCNGFVQFVIQHDPQGHFRFASLQSATGQALLAEHGLTLGAAGPETVMLVEQNRIFTHSTAVLRIARQLGGAWMLLYAFIVVPKVLRDAAYRFVARHRYQWFGQREACMLPTPNCGSAFWPKAQSF; from the coding sequence ATGACTGCTCCCACTGCGATTATCCTGTTCGACGGCGTCTGTAACCTCTGCAATGGGTTTGTGCAGTTCGTGATTCAGCACGATCCGCAAGGGCACTTTCGGTTTGCGTCCCTGCAATCAGCCACGGGACAGGCGCTGCTAGCTGAACACGGTCTGACCCTGGGTGCCGCCGGCCCCGAAACCGTGATGCTGGTAGAGCAAAACCGTATTTTTACCCATTCCACGGCGGTACTGCGCATTGCCCGGCAGCTCGGCGGCGCCTGGATGTTGCTCTATGCCTTTATCGTAGTGCCCAAAGTTCTGCGCGACGCAGCTTACCGCTTCGTGGCCCGGCACCGCTACCAGTGGTTTGGTCAGCGTGAGGCCTGCATGCTGCCCACCCCGAACTGCGGCAGCGCTTTCTGGCCTAAAGCACAGTCCTTCTAA
- a CDS encoding HTTM domain-containing protein: MPAFLTLLRRPFVVDLRALALMRIALGAVILLDVGIRSTDLEAHYANMGVLPLHVLYQYCWNPYQLSLHAISGLWGVQAVLFLLEALAAVCLLLGYHTRLATLLTWLLLVSVQNRNPLIGQGGDDLLRMLLFWGLFLPWGRLYSLDARGREQPAKLTYFSAATVAYIVQIALVYWCTALLKSAPEWTTEGTALYYALSLDQVLMPGGKLLYPYPKLLHFLTFATYYTELLLPFLLFIPFRVTWWRLVFVGVMYGFHLGISLTLFVGLFFLINMASVLGLLPPAAMNWLDKRFALGAQRLGPRVAARTALLRPRLARFRVPLRLRVEHQWDLPDSTRTMLRGVRNAVVTVLLGYVIWWNLDSVNRPSLYMSDSLRWFGYLFRVDQHWGMFAPAVFKDDGWYILDGTTADGKHVDLNRDGQPMTEQKPASVVSLFKNDRWRKYSENYLFVTNEYMRPYYCNYLLRIWHENPVHPPLRRLEVVYMKEVSLPNYQVATPKREVLCTCEAPQPTAANLDSAADSIP; encoded by the coding sequence ATGCCCGCTTTCCTTACTTTACTTCGTCGTCCTTTCGTAGTTGATCTGCGCGCTCTGGCCCTGATGCGCATAGCGCTGGGCGCCGTTATTTTGCTGGACGTAGGCATCCGCAGCACCGATCTGGAAGCCCACTATGCCAACATGGGCGTGCTGCCGCTGCACGTGCTTTATCAGTACTGCTGGAACCCCTACCAGTTGTCCTTACACGCTATTAGCGGCCTGTGGGGCGTGCAAGCCGTGCTATTTCTGCTCGAAGCCCTAGCGGCTGTGTGCCTACTATTGGGCTACCACACCCGCCTGGCTACCCTGCTGACCTGGCTGCTGCTAGTTTCGGTGCAGAATCGTAACCCTTTAATCGGGCAGGGCGGCGACGACTTACTGCGCATGCTGCTGTTTTGGGGACTGTTTCTGCCCTGGGGCCGTCTGTATTCCCTGGATGCCCGCGGCCGGGAGCAGCCTGCCAAGCTTACCTATTTCAGCGCGGCCACCGTGGCCTACATCGTGCAAATTGCGCTGGTGTACTGGTGCACGGCCCTGCTGAAAAGCGCCCCGGAATGGACCACGGAAGGCACTGCCCTTTACTATGCCCTGAGCTTAGACCAGGTATTAATGCCGGGCGGCAAGCTGTTGTACCCTTATCCTAAGCTGCTGCATTTTCTCACTTTCGCTACCTACTACACCGAGCTGCTGCTGCCGTTTCTGCTCTTCATTCCGTTTCGGGTCACGTGGTGGCGACTGGTGTTTGTGGGCGTGATGTACGGCTTTCACCTGGGCATTAGCCTGACGCTGTTTGTGGGGTTGTTTTTCCTGATCAATATGGCCTCCGTGCTGGGTTTGCTCCCGCCGGCGGCCATGAATTGGCTGGATAAGCGCTTTGCCCTGGGAGCCCAACGCCTGGGTCCCCGGGTGGCGGCCCGAACGGCGCTGTTACGGCCCCGCCTGGCCCGGTTTCGGGTGCCGCTACGCCTGCGGGTGGAGCATCAGTGGGACCTGCCCGACAGCACCCGCACCATGCTGCGCGGCGTGCGCAATGCCGTGGTAACCGTGCTGCTGGGCTATGTCATCTGGTGGAACCTGGACAGCGTCAACCGGCCCTCGCTGTACATGTCGGACTCATTGCGCTGGTTTGGCTACCTGTTTCGCGTAGACCAGCACTGGGGCATGTTTGCACCAGCCGTGTTTAAAGACGACGGCTGGTACATTCTGGACGGCACCACTGCCGACGGCAAGCATGTAGACCTGAACCGCGACGGGCAGCCGATGACGGAGCAGAAGCCCGCTTCGGTGGTGTCCTTATTCAAGAACGACCGGTGGCGCAAATACAGCGAAAATTACTTGTTTGTGACCAACGAGTACATGCGGCCCTATTACTGCAACTACCTGCTGCGCATCTGGCACGAAAACCCGGTGCACCCGCCGCTGCGGCGTTTGGAGGTAGTGTATATGAAGGAAGTATCCTTGCCTAACTATCAGGTTGCCACACCCAAACGGGAGGTATTATGCACCTGCGAAGCTCCACAGCCCACGGCGGCCAACCTCGACAGCGCCGCCGACTCTATTCCCTAA
- a CDS encoding RES family NAD+ phosphorylase, with product MAVSQPDARQGSAVEETRHKIASLQHLDLRKHSIDELAERIRDLLQGHPLRLIEFGPGLLLYRGKACTEPPTHLQHVSYPPAELVTADQRANRAGQPMFYCSATWHPPFFEASVQPKDQIVISRWQTQQPLRLASFGYADVCADDPHSDREKALAQALAQLPAVVQPIAEFLTKAFTRSVHDDNHHHYRLSVAIAEACELGTAFDGLLYPSAAMPSPAHNLALHPSCLDTGKLRLQYVEYLTVNRVETETIDVQSHDFANSVLPDGRLKWLGRPGNWVLREGGISTDCRYDAGQWRVQGPQC from the coding sequence ATGGCCGTATCCCAACCCGACGCCCGCCAGGGGTCTGCCGTGGAGGAAACCAGGCACAAAATAGCGTCGCTCCAGCATCTGGATTTGCGCAAACATTCCATTGATGAGTTGGCCGAGCGGATTCGGGACCTACTGCAGGGCCACCCGCTCCGCCTCATCGAGTTTGGCCCCGGCCTGCTGCTGTACCGCGGCAAAGCCTGTACCGAGCCGCCCACGCATCTGCAGCACGTTTCCTACCCGCCCGCCGAGCTTGTAACCGCCGACCAGCGGGCTAACCGGGCCGGACAGCCCATGTTCTACTGCAGCGCTACCTGGCACCCACCGTTTTTTGAGGCCAGCGTGCAGCCCAAGGACCAGATTGTTATTAGCCGCTGGCAAACTCAGCAGCCGCTGCGTCTGGCTAGCTTTGGCTACGCCGACGTGTGCGCCGACGACCCGCACTCTGACCGGGAAAAGGCTCTGGCTCAGGCCCTGGCCCAACTGCCTGCGGTAGTACAACCCATTGCCGAGTTCCTGACCAAGGCCTTTACCCGCTCGGTGCACGACGACAACCACCATCACTACCGGCTGTCGGTAGCCATTGCGGAAGCCTGCGAGTTGGGTACTGCTTTCGACGGTTTGCTCTACCCATCAGCGGCGATGCCCAGCCCGGCCCACAACCTGGCGTTGCACCCCAGCTGCCTCGACACGGGCAAGCTTCGCCTACAGTATGTGGAGTACCTGACCGTCAACCGGGTAGAAACGGAAACCATCGACGTCCAGTCCCACGACTTTGCCAACTCCGTGCTGCCCGACGGCCGCCTCAAGTGGCTGGGCCGCCCCGGCAACTGGGTGCTGCGGGAGGGCGGCATTTCCACCGATTGCCGCTACGACGCGGGCCAGTGGCGGGTGCAGGGCCCGCAGTGCTGA
- a CDS encoding Dph6-related ATP pyrophosphatase, with protein MAIPALMNWSGGKDSALALYHALQDPRYEVRHLLTSVNSHYQRVSMHGVRVALLKAQARQIGLPLTKLELPEAPDMADYEQLMRATLAPLQAQGMHHAIFGDIFLADLRHYREEQLARVGMQAVFPLWERSSADILREYLALGFQAVVVCVNEQWLDQSFCGRLLDENFLRDLPPGWTPAGKTANTTASSLPRRISANL; from the coding sequence ATGGCTATTCCAGCATTAATGAACTGGAGCGGGGGCAAAGATTCGGCCCTGGCGCTCTACCACGCCCTGCAAGACCCGCGCTACGAGGTTCGGCACCTGCTTACCAGCGTTAACAGTCACTACCAGCGCGTGTCCATGCACGGGGTGCGGGTGGCCTTGCTCAAAGCCCAGGCCCGGCAGATCGGCTTGCCTCTGACCAAGCTGGAGCTGCCCGAGGCCCCCGACATGGCCGACTATGAGCAGCTCATGCGGGCCACGCTGGCACCGTTACAGGCCCAGGGCATGCACCACGCCATATTCGGTGACATTTTTCTGGCCGACCTGCGCCACTACCGTGAGGAGCAGCTGGCCCGGGTCGGAATGCAGGCCGTATTTCCGCTTTGGGAGCGCAGCAGCGCCGATATTCTGCGCGAGTACCTGGCCCTGGGTTTCCAGGCAGTTGTGGTGTGCGTAAACGAGCAGTGGCTCGACCAAAGCTTCTGCGGCCGTTTGCTCGACGAAAACTTTCTGCGCGACTTGCCGCCGGGGTGGACGCCTGCGGGGAAAACGGCGAATACCACAGCTTCGTCTTTGCCGCGCCGTATTTCCGCGAACCTATAG
- a CDS encoding DUF4126 family protein produces MASPFWKTLSLGTLAGLRSMTPLAALSSSFAKHRSDALGASPLRLLQSGVAAKGLTVLAASEMVADKLPGMPDRITPTALLGRGLSGAIMGAMLYKSKRRSGFGGGLLGHCLPWRALMVAFTYAKNWASKLRCPTPCGPW; encoded by the coding sequence ATGGCTTCTCCTTTCTGGAAAACTCTGAGCTTGGGTACGCTGGCCGGGCTGCGCAGCATGACGCCGCTGGCCGCCCTGAGCAGCTCCTTCGCCAAACACCGCTCCGATGCCCTGGGCGCGTCGCCGTTGCGGCTGCTGCAGTCGGGTGTGGCCGCCAAGGGCCTGACGGTGCTGGCTGCCAGTGAAATGGTAGCCGACAAGCTGCCCGGTATGCCCGACCGGATTACGCCTACTGCCTTGCTGGGTCGTGGCTTGTCGGGGGCAATAATGGGCGCCATGCTCTACAAGTCGAAGCGCCGGTCCGGTTTCGGTGGTGGTTTGCTGGGGCATTGTCTGCCGTGGCGGGCACTTATGGTAGCTTTTACCTACGCAAAGAACTGGGCAAGCAAACTAAGGTGCCCGACACCGTGTGGGCCCTGGTAG
- a CDS encoding flavin reductase family protein, giving the protein MRHLTAADIAAFEKIYRLNLVNSITGYKPANLIGTASAAGATNLAIFSSVIHLGSAPAVLGIVTRPATVPRHTYENIKATGCYTINHVPADRVAAAHYTSAEFGRDESEFDQCGFTAEYRDDFPAPYVAECQIGIGLRLKEELPIHNGTVLLVGEVEHVYLPETVLRADGTLDLQQAGAICISGLDGYHQVTPLASFAYARPGQGPQPK; this is encoded by the coding sequence ATGCGCCACCTGACCGCCGCCGATATTGCCGCTTTCGAAAAGATTTACCGCCTCAACTTGGTCAACTCCATTACCGGCTACAAGCCCGCCAACCTGATTGGTACGGCCTCGGCCGCGGGAGCTACCAACTTGGCCATCTTCAGCTCGGTAATTCACCTGGGCTCGGCCCCGGCAGTGCTGGGCATCGTCACGCGGCCTGCTACTGTGCCGCGCCACACCTACGAGAACATCAAAGCCACCGGCTGCTACACCATTAATCACGTGCCGGCCGACCGGGTAGCCGCCGCCCACTACACCTCCGCCGAATTTGGCCGCGACGAGTCTGAGTTTGATCAGTGCGGCTTTACGGCCGAGTACCGCGACGATTTTCCGGCTCCATACGTGGCCGAATGCCAGATTGGTATTGGCCTGCGCCTGAAAGAAGAGTTGCCGATTCACAACGGCACGGTGCTGCTGGTGGGTGAGGTAGAGCACGTATACCTGCCCGAAACCGTGCTGCGCGCCGATGGTACCCTGGACCTGCAGCAGGCCGGAGCCATCTGCATTTCCGGCCTCGACGGCTACCACCAGGTTACGCCCCTGGCCTCGTTTGCCTACGCCCGCCCCGGGCAGGGCCCGCAGCCCAAGTAA
- a CDS encoding DUF885 domain-containing protein → MRKTILTGVAVCSLLASFTLPALRPQRPADDDKRLAALFDAYWEKNNRLFPLSATSQGDNRYNDQLPNDQTKAYRDTLQAFYQGYLAKLGSFKRAQLSANDKISYDIFQYKLQTELNGLRQNAWLTPFKQFWGLPISFVQLGSGEGAQPFKTVQDYDNWLVRARQFPVWADSAISNFRRGAKAGVVLPRALVVKMIPQAQALVVAEAPKSIFYGPINKLPASFSAADKQRLTTAYQQLILTDIVPTYKKLADFLQNEYLPKARTTTGLADVPGGPELYKFYVKNWTTTDKTPEEIYQTGLAEVKRIRSEMERVKTQVGFKGDLPAFFQYMKTHKQFMPYKTPEEVLTAYRGIQARIMPALPKYFSRQPKSAFEIRQTEAFRAASASAEYNRAAADGSRPGIFYVPILDAATFTTPGMESLFLHEAIPGHHFHISLQQENTALPKFRRFGGYSASSEGWALYTESLGKELGLYTDPYQYMGALSNEIHRAIRLVVDVGMNTKGMTREQAIKYMMDNEAINEQRATAEIERYMAIPGQALSYKIGQLKIQELRDKYKKQLGAKFSLRAFHDEFLKDGIMPLAVLERKMDAWAAAQK, encoded by the coding sequence ATGAGAAAGACCATCCTGACCGGCGTGGCGGTTTGCTCCCTGCTGGCCTCGTTTACCCTACCGGCGTTGCGCCCTCAGCGCCCGGCCGATGATGACAAGCGCCTGGCCGCGCTGTTCGACGCCTATTGGGAGAAAAACAACCGCCTGTTTCCACTCAGCGCCACTTCCCAGGGCGACAACCGCTACAACGACCAGCTGCCCAACGACCAAACCAAGGCCTACCGCGACACACTGCAGGCCTTTTACCAGGGCTACCTAGCCAAGCTGGGTAGCTTTAAGCGGGCCCAGCTTTCGGCCAACGACAAAATCAGCTACGACATTTTCCAGTACAAGCTCCAGACCGAGCTTAATGGACTCCGGCAAAATGCCTGGCTGACGCCCTTCAAGCAGTTCTGGGGCCTGCCCATTTCCTTTGTGCAGCTGGGTTCGGGCGAAGGGGCCCAGCCTTTCAAAACGGTGCAGGACTACGACAACTGGCTGGTGCGGGCCCGGCAGTTCCCGGTGTGGGCCGACTCGGCCATCAGCAACTTCCGCCGCGGGGCCAAGGCCGGCGTGGTGCTGCCCCGGGCGCTGGTGGTTAAGATGATTCCGCAGGCCCAGGCCCTGGTGGTGGCCGAGGCCCCGAAAAGCATTTTCTACGGCCCTATCAATAAGCTGCCGGCCAGCTTTTCGGCCGCCGACAAGCAGCGCCTGACCACGGCCTACCAGCAGCTCATTCTGACCGACATTGTGCCCACGTATAAGAAGCTGGCCGATTTTCTGCAGAACGAGTACCTGCCCAAAGCTCGCACTACTACCGGCCTGGCCGACGTGCCCGGAGGCCCCGAGCTGTACAAGTTCTACGTGAAGAACTGGACGACGACGGACAAGACGCCGGAGGAAATCTACCAGACGGGCCTGGCCGAGGTGAAGCGGATTCGCTCGGAAATGGAGCGGGTCAAGACCCAGGTAGGCTTCAAAGGCGACTTGCCGGCTTTCTTCCAGTACATGAAGACCCACAAGCAATTTATGCCTTACAAAACCCCCGAGGAAGTGCTGACGGCCTACCGGGGCATTCAGGCCCGCATCATGCCGGCCCTGCCCAAGTACTTCAGCCGCCAGCCCAAGAGTGCGTTTGAAATCCGGCAGACGGAGGCATTCCGGGCAGCTTCGGCTTCGGCCGAGTACAACCGCGCCGCCGCCGACGGCTCCCGTCCCGGCATTTTCTACGTCCCGATTCTGGACGCCGCCACCTTTACTACGCCGGGCATGGAGTCGTTGTTCCTGCACGAAGCTATTCCGGGTCACCACTTCCACATTTCGCTGCAGCAAGAAAACACTGCTCTGCCCAAGTTCCGGCGGTTTGGCGGCTACAGCGCCAGCTCCGAGGGCTGGGCCCTGTATACCGAAAGCCTGGGCAAGGAGCTGGGCCTCTACACCGACCCTTACCAGTACATGGGCGCGCTCAGCAATGAAATCCACCGCGCTATCCGCCTGGTAGTGGATGTGGGCATGAACACCAAGGGCATGACCCGGGAGCAGGCTATTAAGTACATGATGGACAATGAGGCCATCAACGAGCAAAGAGCTACGGCCGAAATCGAGCGGTACATGGCTATTCCAGGCCAGGCCCTGAGCTACAAGATCGGGCAGCTCAAGATTCAGGAGCTGCGCGACAAGTACAAAAAGCAGCTCGGCGCCAAGTTCAGCTTGCGGGCTTTCCACGACGAATTCCTCAAGGACGGCATCATGCCGCTGGCCGTGCTGGAACGGAAGATGGATGCCTGGGCTGCCGCCCAGAAGTAA
- a CDS encoding GLEYA domain-containing protein, translated as MFTASARLIPGWSRLTRLGQTARLWLALALLLPAATTWAQRVRGSDGNRTVTTGTIIVNEYAKVTADAAAGATLLRVSNNTLNANSRFPGALTQGDLILLIQMQGASIATNDAAFYGTVSAYNNAGRYELLEVASVSGTDVINLTCGLKYDYTAAGQTQVVRLPRFSTLTVNSGAAVSGAAWDRTTGLGGIVAMEVANGTIVNGTITATGLGFRGGAVDNNSEDANNIVMGFRSTASTFGAEKGESIAGAGVDYDALGGRYGRGAAANGGGGGNSHNAAGGGGANVGLGTWTGLGNPDRGTNNAYDDAWNLEGSGFATSTSSGGGRGGYSYASANQNALVVGPGASSWGGNDRQNNGGYGGRPLENRGRLYLGGGGGAGDGNNTVSTSGGNGGGLVYLLTGGAVSGSGSVLANGTTGFRGNNIPTSGGTDAAGGGGGGGSIVLHVSGTITGITASAQGGTGGSQRDAGVESEGPGGGGGGGLIQYTNNSGTNFTTQVLGGVSGTTSSTGLTEFPLNGATRGASGLVQPVLYNAQCAVADVTTSIVPLTNPTPAGQPGGFTVSFSNTGPSGANEVIGQVKLPTGLSILSISNGGVYNPASGLVDYPALTNLTNGQVFTSTIRFTTPPVPSIVAYSLIYTTTGQGANTQTDTGYDSFAVTPVADVTTTITGPAVLGQGQPSGTYTVNFTNNGPSTATNVAQSIRLPAGSTNVSAPGAQSIVVNNGVIVTYPATTLESGATSSYQLSFTAPNTSGPVTLVSSTGTSTSQGPNTAADQFTFNATVTTTAAELQATISAESGTVLAGQEGVFNVVFRNNGPNTAPGTAAQVQLPAGLVLTDAAGGSYNQGTGLLTFPNLTSLGNGSTFSPVIRFTAPATATTVSATASITSNAFDSNTSNNSATAPITVTPAADVVTTISGPATAAAGSSVTYTATVQNNGPSTANSVAPTVQLPRALLSVTVPAGASYNVNTGIVTLPTIGTMNNGDKQDYTISFTLPNNNQPVSGQARNTATTTDAAAPNNNGSLAAANVTTIVTLPSGSCSGSTFNSQPATQGLYAEYYKGYFSDNFSFFNTNTPALTRTVGNVSFSSRAGWGDITSAMNSGTASDPDNYSSRMRGYITIVTGGTYTFTLYSDDASWLWIGNNARDTNLQASKAVVNAGGNHSAGFYTGVINLAAGTYPVTILYGEGSGDNVLTFNYNGPDTGGSAVAVPGSALCSTQFSGPLPVELTQFTATPSNLDAQLSWTTAQEKNSAYFAVERSVAGQPFRAIGQVKAQGTTTQAQRYAFVDAGAARLATTVYYRLHQVDKDGSSTYSPVRTVLFGAGAADFSVVPNPTTDKLRVQFTDATVQATATVYSVLGQALLTQALNSSGQAELDVRALPAGSYVLRLLTSNGSTRNFHFVKQ; from the coding sequence ATGTTTACTGCTTCTGCCCGGCTTATTCCGGGCTGGAGCCGCCTGACGCGTCTTGGCCAAACGGCCCGGCTCTGGCTGGCTCTTGCTCTCTTGTTACCTGCTGCTACGACCTGGGCTCAGCGCGTCCGGGGCAGCGACGGTAACCGCACCGTGACGACGGGCACCATCATCGTCAACGAATACGCCAAGGTTACGGCCGACGCGGCGGCGGGGGCTACTCTGCTGCGGGTCAGCAACAACACGCTGAACGCCAACAGCCGCTTTCCCGGGGCCCTGACCCAGGGAGACCTGATCCTGCTGATTCAAATGCAGGGTGCCAGCATTGCTACGAATGACGCGGCCTTTTACGGTACGGTATCGGCGTATAACAATGCCGGCCGCTACGAGCTGCTGGAAGTGGCCTCCGTATCGGGCACCGACGTTATCAACCTGACGTGCGGCCTGAAGTACGACTACACGGCTGCCGGCCAGACCCAGGTAGTACGTCTGCCGCGCTTCAGCACGCTCACCGTGAACAGCGGAGCCGCCGTGAGCGGCGCAGCCTGGGACCGGACTACCGGATTGGGTGGCATCGTGGCGATGGAAGTAGCTAACGGAACCATTGTGAACGGTACCATTACTGCTACCGGCCTGGGTTTCCGGGGTGGTGCGGTCGACAATAACTCGGAAGATGCCAACAATATAGTGATGGGCTTCCGCAGCACGGCGTCCACCTTCGGGGCTGAAAAAGGGGAAAGCATTGCCGGCGCCGGCGTAGACTACGACGCCTTGGGCGGCCGCTACGGCCGTGGCGCCGCAGCCAACGGAGGCGGGGGCGGCAACTCCCACAACGCGGCCGGCGGCGGCGGCGCCAACGTGGGCCTGGGCACCTGGACCGGTTTGGGCAACCCCGACCGGGGCACCAACAATGCGTACGACGACGCCTGGAATCTGGAAGGATCGGGCTTTGCTACCTCCACTTCCTCCGGGGGCGGCCGGGGCGGCTATAGCTACGCCTCTGCCAACCAGAATGCCTTGGTGGTAGGGCCGGGAGCTAGCAGCTGGGGCGGCAACGACCGTCAGAATAACGGTGGCTACGGCGGCCGGCCACTCGAGAACCGGGGCCGGCTCTACCTGGGTGGCGGTGGCGGCGCCGGCGACGGCAACAACACTGTATCTACCTCCGGCGGCAACGGTGGCGGTCTGGTATATCTGCTGACCGGCGGAGCCGTATCGGGCTCGGGCTCGGTATTGGCGAATGGTACGACCGGCTTCCGCGGCAACAATATCCCAACCTCGGGCGGCACGGATGCTGCCGGCGGCGGCGGTGGCGGTGGTAGCATTGTACTGCACGTCAGCGGCACCATCACCGGCATTACGGCCAGCGCTCAGGGCGGCACCGGCGGCTCCCAGCGCGACGCCGGCGTCGAGTCGGAAGGACCCGGCGGCGGCGGTGGCGGCGGCCTGATTCAGTATACCAACAACTCCGGCACCAACTTTACGACCCAGGTGCTGGGCGGGGTAAGCGGTACTACCTCTTCCACCGGCCTGACGGAATTTCCGCTCAACGGTGCCACCCGTGGTGCCAGTGGCCTAGTGCAACCCGTGCTCTACAACGCCCAGTGCGCCGTGGCCGACGTGACCACCAGCATTGTGCCCCTGACCAACCCCACGCCGGCCGGCCAGCCCGGCGGTTTTACCGTAAGCTTCAGCAACACCGGTCCTAGTGGCGCCAACGAGGTGATTGGGCAGGTAAAGCTGCCCACCGGGCTGTCCATTCTTTCCATCAGCAATGGTGGGGTGTACAATCCTGCTTCGGGCTTGGTCGATTATCCGGCCCTGACAAACCTGACCAACGGCCAGGTTTTCACGTCGACCATCCGGTTTACCACGCCGCCGGTTCCTTCTATTGTCGCCTACTCGCTGATTTATACCACGACCGGGCAGGGTGCTAACACCCAGACCGATACCGGATACGACTCCTTCGCCGTGACGCCGGTGGCCGATGTGACGACCACCATTACCGGTCCTGCGGTGCTGGGCCAGGGTCAGCCTTCGGGCACCTACACCGTCAACTTCACCAACAACGGCCCCTCTACCGCCACCAACGTAGCGCAGTCCATCCGCCTGCCAGCTGGCAGCACCAACGTTTCGGCGCCAGGTGCCCAGTCGATAGTAGTGAACAACGGGGTTATTGTCACGTATCCGGCCACTACGCTGGAAAGCGGTGCCACCAGCTCGTACCAGCTCAGCTTTACAGCCCCCAATACTTCGGGCCCCGTAACGCTGGTCAGCTCCACGGGTACCAGCACCAGCCAAGGCCCGAATACGGCCGCTGACCAGTTTACTTTCAACGCCACCGTAACGACTACTGCCGCCGAGCTGCAGGCCACTATTTCGGCCGAGTCTGGCACCGTGCTGGCTGGGCAGGAGGGCGTGTTCAACGTGGTTTTCCGCAACAACGGCCCCAATACGGCTCCCGGAACCGCTGCTCAGGTGCAGCTGCCAGCCGGCCTGGTCCTGACGGATGCGGCTGGTGGATCCTACAATCAGGGTACCGGCCTGCTCACTTTCCCCAACCTTACCTCCTTAGGTAATGGCTCGACCTTCTCGCCGGTAATCAGGTTCACGGCGCCAGCTACGGCCACCACCGTTAGCGCCACGGCTTCCATTACCTCGAATGCCTTCGACTCGAACACCAGCAACAACAGCGCTACGGCTCCTATTACCGTAACGCCGGCGGCCGACGTGGTAACGACCATCAGCGGCCCAGCTACGGCAGCGGCCGGCTCTTCGGTGACCTACACGGCAACGGTGCAGAATAACGGCCCCTCGACTGCCAACAGCGTAGCACCCACCGTTCAGCTGCCCCGGGCTCTGCTTTCGGTAACGGTTCCGGCCGGCGCCAGCTACAATGTCAATACCGGTATTGTAACGCTGCCCACTATCGGGACGATGAACAACGGCGACAAGCAGGATTACACCATCAGCTTTACGCTGCCCAACAACAATCAGCCGGTGAGTGGGCAGGCCCGCAACACGGCCACCACCACCGACGCTGCTGCGCCCAACAACAACGGCAGCCTGGCCGCCGCCAACGTGACGACCATCGTGACGCTGCCCTCCGGCTCGTGCTCCGGGTCTACCTTCAACAGTCAGCCGGCCACGCAGGGCCTGTACGCGGAGTACTACAAAGGCTACTTCAGCGACAACTTCTCCTTCTTCAACACCAATACGCCCGCACTGACCCGCACCGTGGGCAACGTGAGCTTCAGCAGCCGCGCCGGCTGGGGCGACATTACCTCAGCCATGAACTCGGGCACGGCATCCGACCCGGACAACTACTCGTCGCGGATGCGGGGCTACATCACCATCGTTACGGGGGGCACCTACACCTTCACGCTGTATAGCGACGATGCTTCCTGGCTCTGGATTGGCAACAATGCCCGGGATACCAACCTGCAAGCATCAAAAGCTGTGGTAAATGCCGGCGGCAACCACTCCGCAGGCTTCTACACGGGGGTTATCAATCTGGCCGCCGGTACCTATCCGGTTACAATTCTGTACGGGGAAGGCTCCGGTGACAATGTGCTGACCTTCAACTATAACGGACCCGATACGGGCGGTAGTGCAGTGGCCGTGCCTGGCTCGGCGCTGTGTTCTACGCAGTTCAGCGGCCCGCTGCCCGTGGAGCTGACCCAGTTTACCGCTACGCCCAGCAACCTGGACGCCCAGCTCAGCTGGACTACGGCTCAGGAGAAAAACAGCGCTTATTTTGCGGTGGAACGCTCGGTAGCCGGCCAGCCTTTCCGGGCTATTGGTCAGGTAAAAGCCCAGGGCACCACTACCCAGGCTCAGCGCTACGCCTTTGTGGATGCCGGTGCGGCCCGTTTGGCTACCACCGTGTACTACCGCCTGCATCAGGTGGATAAAGACGGCAGCAGCACCTACTCGCCGGTACGCACCGTGCTGTTTGGAGCCGGCGCCGCCGACTTCTCCGTGGTGCCTAACCCAACGACCGACAAGCTGCGCGTGCAGTTCACCGACGCTACCGTGCAAGCCACGGCTACGGTGTACTCGGTGCTGGGCCAGGCTCTGCTGACTCAGGCGCTGAACTCGAGCGGCCAAGCGGAGCTGGATGTGCGGGCCCTGCCCGCCGGCAGCTACGTACTGCGCCTGCTCACGTCGAACGGCTCGACCCGCAATTTCCACTTCGTGAAACAGTAG